Below is a window of Janthinobacterium lividum DNA.
CATGTGGGCGATCAGGGTAGGAAAGGCGTCGATCGACTTCATGCCCGGATACAGCACAGCGCTGCACATGCCGATCAGGGCCGCCATCAGGCCGAACGGAATCATCAGCGACGACACGTAATAGCAGGCGCGCTTGGCCACGGCCGGGTTGTCCGTGCTGACCAGGGCCTGGATCACGTATTGCGTGGCAAAGATGGAACCGATGCCGCCTATCATCCAGGCGATGATCTGGCCCCAGCCGATCTCGACCCAGTTGAACATCTTGGCCGGCAATTGCGCCTGCAGCGCGCCGATGCCGCCTGTCGCTTCCAGCGCATACGCCAGCGCCAGGATCACGCCCAGGTACTTGACGATGGAGTGGGCGAAATTGGTGTACACGACCGAGCGCATGCCGCCCAGGCTGACATAGATCACGGTGATGGCGCCCACCAGCAAAATGGCCACGGTTTTATTGATGTGCAGCACGGCCGCCAGCACGGCGCCGCCGCTCGCGTACAGGGCCACGGCAACGATGCTCAGCGCGACGATGGTAAGTATCGATGCGGCATAGCGCACGGGTTCGCCGTAGGTTTGCGCCAGGATACCGGAAATCGTCGACTGCCCGCTTTCCTTGTATTTTTTCACCAGCACGATGGCCAGCAGCAAGAAGCCCAGCGACAGCGCCACCAGATTCCATGCAGCGGAAATGCCCAGTTCATAGCCCTTCTGGGCCGTGCCGATGCTGACGGAACTGCCGATAAATTCCGACAGCAGCAGCGCGCCGATCAGATAGGCGGGATAGTTGCGCCCGCCCGCCGTCATGCCCTCGGCGCTGTTGGCATGCTTGCGCACGCTATAGGTAATGTAGGACATGAGGGCGAAATAGCCCACCGTGACCGCGGCGATAATGATCAATCTGTTTTCCATCCGTCTACTCCAAGTCTGCTTTTCTTATTATTATTTTTCAAGAAAGCTTCCCCTGCCGCGTGCCGGACCAGCCGGTGGCGGTGCTCAGGGGAAAGTCCAATTCCCGCCGTACCGATACGGTACAGCAAGCCTCACAATAAAAAGGTCCGCAACTGCACCGTAAACAAGTCCGCCGCTTCGATATTCGAGATATGCGAAGCGGGCAGGCTTGCCAGGCGGGCGCCAGCAATCTGCTGCTGCAGCCAGCGCCCGTCGTCGATGGTGGTCACGGGATCGTGCTCGCCCACGATGATCAGGGTGGGCACGGCTATCGTGCCGACGCAGGCATGCAAGTCCGCCTCGGCCAGCACGTCGCAGCAGGCCGCGTAGCCGCCGGCATCCTGGCCGCGCAAGGTGCTTGTCAGGCGCGCCACCGTGTCCGCCTCGCGCGCAATAAACTGCGGCGTGAACCAGCGCACTGCGGCGCTCTCGGCCACCGCAGCCATGCCGTCGCGGCGCACTTGCTCCGCCCGCAGCTGCCACGGCGCGGCGCCACCGATGCGCGCCGCCGTATTCGCCAGCACGAGCTTCGTCAAGCGCTGCGGCTGGTGTATGCCCAGCCACTGGCCCGTCAAGCCCCCCATGGAAATGCCGCAGAAGGCGGCACGGGCGATATCGAGGTGGTCGAGCAGCGCCACCACGTCCAGACCCAGCCGCTCGATGCCGAACGGCGCGCTGCCGCTGGCCGACTGGCCATGGCCGCGCGTGTCGTAGCGCACGACAAAAAAGTCGCCGGCCAGCGCGGCCGCCTGCGCATCCCACATGGACAGGTCCGTGCCGAGGGAATTCGACAGGACCAGGCAGGGCTTGCTGCGCTCGCCATCCGTGCGGTAATGCAGGCCGATACCGTCCACCTCGCACATTTTCCCGGCAGTGTCGTTGCCTGTATGCGTCATCGCATGTCTCCTCAGGAATCGTCGTCGCGCACCGACGAAGGATGGCGGCACAGCGGCATCACGTCGATCTGCATGTAGGGAAATAGCGGGAGCGAGGTCAGCAAATTATGCAGCTCGTCCACGCTGTCCACGTCGAAGACGCTGATGTTGGCGTACTGGCCGGCGATGCGCCACAGGTGACGCCATTTGCCCTCGTGCTGCAGGCGCTGGGCCAGTTCCTTTTCCGTCTGCTTCAGCTGCGCCGCCTGCTCGGCCGGCATGCTCAATGGCAGGTTCACGTTCATGCGTACATGGAATAACATGGTTTCTCCCTTATTGACGCTGCATGGCATGCAGCTTGTCCATATCGATCTCGACGCCCAGACCCGGGCCCGTCGGCACCTGCAGCATGAAGTCGCGGTACACGAGCGGCTCGCGCAAGACTTCCTGCGTCAGCAGCAAGGGCCCGAACAGCTCCGTGCCCCAGGCCAGTTCGGCAAACGTGGAGCACACGTGGGCCGTGGCGGCCGTGCCGACGCCGCCTTCGAGCATGGTGCCGCCGTACAGGCCCACGCCGGCCAGGCGCGCCACGGTAGCCACTTCCAGCGCGGGCAGCAAGCCGCCCGACTGGGTGATCTTCACCGCATACACGTCGGCCGCGTCGGCCTGCGCCAGCGCCAGCGCGTCGGCGGGGCCGTGCAAGGCTTCGTCGGCCATGATGGCCACGTCGAAGCGCTGCTTCAGGCGCGCCAGCGCGGCACGGTTGCCCGCCTTGACCGGCTGCTCGATCAGGTCGATGCCGCCCGCTTCCAGCGCGGCGATGCCGCGCACGGCGTCCGTCTCACTCCAGGCCTGGTTGACATCGACGCGCACGCTGGCACGTTCGCCCAGCGCCCGCTTGATCTCCAGCACGTGTGCCACGTCGTCCATCACATCACGCAGGCCGATCTTCAGCTTGAAGATGCGGTGGCGGCGCAAGTCCAGCATTTTTTCCCCTTCGGCGATATCGCGCGCGGTGTCGCCGCTGGCCAGCACCCAGGCCACGGGCAGCGCATCGCGCACGCGGCCGCCCAGCAATTCCGACAGCGGCACGTTCAGGCGGCGCGCCTGGGCGTCGAGCAGCGCCGTTTCGATCGCACATTTGGCGAAACGGTTACCCTGGATGACCTTGCGTACCTTGGCCATCGCCTTGGCGACCTCGCTCGCTTCCATGCCGACCAGCAGCGGTGCGATATAGGTATCGATATTCGTCTTGATGCTTTCCGGGCTTTCGCCGCCATAGCTCAAGCCGCCGATGGTGGTCGCTTCGCCCCAGCCGGTGATGCCATCGGCGCAGCGCAGCCGCACCAGCACCAGGGTCTGCGTATTCATGGTGGCGACGGACAACCTGTGGGGACGGATGGTTGGCACATCGACCAGGTAGGTCTCGATATTTTGAATCATATTTATTCCGTATAATTCTGTGGAGTGATGACACCATATTCCCCGAATGTCCCCACGTCCAACACCGAGTTGGTATCAAACCTATACCTGAAAGGTATGAAGATGGAATTACGGCACTTGCGCTACTTCATCGCGGTCGCAGAGGAAAGGAACTTCACGCGGGCCGCCGCGCGCTTGCACATCGCGCAGCCGCCGCTCAGCCGGCAGATGCAGCAACTGGAAGAAACCCTGGGCGTGGCGCTGATCGAAAAGGGGTCGCGGCCCCTGCGGCTGACGGAAGCGGGCGAGTTTTTCCTCGCCCATGCGCGGCCTCTGCTCGACCAGGTGCGCGACCTGCAGGCGATGACGCAGCGCGTGGGCAAACTGGAACGCACCCTGTCGATCGGCTTCGTCGCCTCGACACTGTATGGGGAATTGCCCGACATCGTGCACCGCTATTGCGAACGCCATCCCGAGGTCGACGTGAGCCTGCATGAAATGACGACGGTGCAGCAGCTCAAAGCCCTGAAGGAAGGCCGCATCGACGTGGGTTTCGGGCGCCTGAAAAGCGAAGACCCCAGCATCCGCCGCATCCTACTGCGCGAGGAGCGGCTGGTGGTCGCCCTGCCGCCCGGCCACCGGCTGGCCAAGGGGGAAGGCGGATTGCGCCTGACCGACCTGGTGCACGAAACCCTGCTCGTGTATCCGAAAGCGCCCCGCCCCAGCTTTGCCGACCAGGTGCTGAGCATGTTCAGCGAAGGCAATGTCACGCCCGGCCCCGTCACGGAAGTGCGCGAACTGCAGATTTCCATGGGACTGGTGGCGGCCGGCCAGGGCATTTCCATCGTGCCGGAAAGCGTGCAAGCCATGCATCACCGGAACGTCGTGTACCGCAAGCTGGACGACAAGCATGCGTTCTCACCCATTTTATTCAGCATGCGGCATATGGACCGCTCGCCGGAACTGGACAACCTCCTCGCTGCCGTGTACTCGATCTACGATGAACACGGCATCGCGCACGTCAAGGAAAGCCTGTAGCGCTCACCGCTCATAGCGGCGCGTCGGCCAGCAATGCCGGGCGCAGCGCGCGGATGCGCAGTTCCGTGAAATAACCGCCCGCCTCGTTGTAGCGCAGATAGTGGCGGCCGCAGTTCAGGCAGCGGGCCACCTGACTCAGGTTGGCAGGATAGTAGCGCGGCGCGATGGGCGCCTCCGCGCTGTCGTAGCGCGTGCCGTGCGGGTGGTATTCGGCAAACGTCGGTTCCTCGTACGGATCTTCGCGCAGGGTGCCGATTTCTTCAAAGCGGTCCAGCTCCAGCGAGGTGGGCAACCGTTGCCAGGCGTCCAGCGGGACGGCGCAGCAGCTGCATTTTTTTGTCACCAGCGCCGACGCGGCGGCCAGTGCGGACAAGGCGGGAAAGTCGATGAATAACATGGTTCAGCCTAAGCAAAGGGGCGGCCCATGGCAACGAGCCTGGCCGCGCCCTATTATTCTAGCCCAGCAAGCGACTAGCCATGGGCGCCGTCACCGCGCAACCCGGCGCTGGCGGCCATAGCGCGCCAGGAGCAGCTCGAGCAGCATCAGCATACAGCCAGAAATGAGCAGTAGCGGCATCAGCGCGCACATGCCGGCCGCCACCAGCCAGGCCAGTGCGGAAGGAGAGGTCCAGGCGCCCGGCAGCAGCTTGGGCAAACCCAGCGAGCCAGGCAAGCGCCGCTTGAAAAACATCACCCAGCCCGACACCAGCGAGAACAGCACGCTGGCACCAAACAGCAGCAGCAAGGCCTGGTTCCACCAACCGAATTCGCCGCGGTGGAAGGGGATGCCGATGGCCGTGGCCTTGCCGAACGCCGTCTGCGCCTCCCAGCCCGCGTAATACAGGGGCTTGCCGCTATAGGCATCGAATTGCAGGTCGAAGCGCAAGGTGGGCTGGCTGCGGTCGGCCATGGTGGCGCGCCACACATCGTCCTGGCTGGCCGGCGCCGTCAGCTGCAAGGCGATGGCGGGCGCGTGGCTGCGCGCCACCCGCCAGGCATCCTGCCAGTCGAGCGGCGCGCCCTCCTCGCTTGAGTGCAGGCCGCGCGGCACGGGCGGCGGCGCCTGCCCGCTGACGTCGCGCAGCGTGCGTATGCGCCCGCCCGCCTGCTGGCTCCACGTCAGCCCCGTCGTCAGGATGACGATGCTGACGATGCCCAGCGCCACGCCGAGAAAAGCATGCCACTGGCGCCAGCCATTGCGGCCCCGCGCACCCCGCTTCGGCAAGCCCGATTGCGCACCGCGCGGCCACCACAGGATCACGCCCGTCACCAGCATCACCATCAGCCAGCTGGCGGCCAGCTCGATCATCCAGCGCCAGCCATCGTTTTGCAGCAGGCGCGAATGCAGCTTTTTCGCCCAGTTGCCGAAGCGTTCACTGCTGGCAAGGCTGCCCAGCACGCGCGCGTCATAGGGATTCACATACACGATGATCGCTTGCGCGGGCAGGCCGAACTTCGGCCTGGCTGGCGTGACCGGCGCGGCATGTCCGCCATGGCCCGCATGTTCATCCTGCGCGCCGCCGGGCGGCGCGAACGCCACCTGCACCGCATCGTCCTGTTGAAACGGCGGCACCACGTGCTGCACCGCCCAGCCGCGCGGCGCCGCCCGTTCCGCGGCCGCCACGGCGGCGTCCAGCGGCAGCATGGACGCCTGCGGCGCCACATGATCGAGATGCTGGTACAGCCTTGCCTCGATCTGCGGCGTGAACACATACAAAATGCCCGTCAGGGTGGCCACCAGGGCAAACGGCGAGGCAATCAGCGCAGCCCAGAAATGGATGCGCCAGTACAGGCTTTTGCGGCGTGCGATGAGGAAGGTAAAATCGTCCATGGTCATCCTCACAGTGCGTTGAAGGTATAGCCCAGGCCCAGCATCACGCTGCGCGGCGCACCGGGCGTGTACTGGTTCTGGCTGTTCGGCGCGTAGCTGCCCACGCCCGCATAACTGCTGCTGGCCGAATCGGCATAGCGTTTATCGGCCAGGTTGCGCACCTGCGCCCACGCTTCCAGCCCCCGCGCGACCTGATAGCTGGCGCGCAGGTTCAGCAAGGCGTGGCCCTTGTACTCCACCGTGTTGGCATTGTTCATCCAGTAGCGCCCCTGGTGCACGGCTTCGAGCGCGATACGCGCGCCGGCCACGGGCTTGTAGCCGATCTCGATCGAGGTGATGTCGCGCGGCGCCTGCGGCATGGCGCGGCCGCTGTAATCGAGGGTACTGGAGAGCTGGTAGCGCAGGTAGCGGTGGCGCGCGATGGCCGTGGCGAAGCGCGCGTCGAACGGGCCACTGTCGTAGTTCAGGCCCAGCTCCAGACCTTCGCTGCGCGTGCGTCCCGCATTGCGGTTTTCGCTGTTGCCCGGCGAGAGCGTGTAGCTGACGATGGTGTCGCGTCCATCGAGCCGGTACAGGGCCGTGTCGAGTTTCAAGCGGCCCTGCAAAAAGGCCCAGCGCAAGCCCAGTTCATAGTTGTTGTAGACGGACGGTTGCAGGTCGGCGATGCCCGTCTTGCCATACAGTTGGCTCACTTCCGGCGGCGTGAAGCCCTGGCTGACGTTTGCATACGCGCTGCCAGCATGACCGAGGGCGTAGGTGGCGCCCAGCTTCGGGCTCACGTGCGAAAAACTGCGCGACTCGTCGGGCGCGCCATAATTGACACTGCCGCCGGGCGCCAGCTTGTTATGGTAATCGTAGCGGATGGCGTCTGAACGGCCGCCCAGCACCACGCGCGTGCCCGCCAACGGAGAAAATTCCCATTGCGCGAAAACGGCCGTGTTCAGAATGTCCGTCTGGTAGTCGCGCACGCCCTGCGGATTGCTCGCATTGGCCAGGGAGTAGCGCAGGTAGCGGCCCGTGGCGGCATCGCGCACGATGGACAGGTTGTCGCTGACAAAGGGATTGTCGCTCTTGTCCACGTAGACACCGGCGATCAAGCGCGAACGCAGCCAGGCGAATTCCTGCTGGTGCTTCACGTCCAGGCCCAGCGAATCGACGTGGTTGTTGTTGATGACGCCCTTGCACAGCAGACCCACGCAACTGCCTATGGAATACGCGGGAATCTGCCCATGGTCGTTCTTGCGCGTAAACACGGTGACGGTGCTCGTGCCATTGGCCGTCGTCGCGCCCTCCCACGCCAGGTTCATGCGCGTGGTCTTGTCCTTGCGGTATGTGAAAGTATTCAGGCTCTTGCCCGGGGCATTGCGATAATCGTCTTCAAACAGGCTGCCCGTCATGGCCGCATCGAGATCCGTGTGCACGAGGGTGGCACGCAGCTGCGAGGTGGGGCTGAGCGCATAGTCGGCGCGCAGCGAGAACGAATCCTTGTCGCCATAGCTGTATTCTTGCCAGTTGTCGCGCGAGCGGCGCGAACTGTAATGGGAAAAGCGCAGTCCCAGCGGGCCCCAGGTATCGCTGGCGGAGGTGTCATAGCGGGTGTAGCCGCCCACGTTATCGCGCCGCACGCCGACCTTGGCCGTCGGCGTCGCACTGGCGCCGGCCGTGAGGAAATTGACGGCGCCGCCCACGGCATTGCTGCCGTACAGCGAGGACGCCGCGCCCTTCACCACTTCCACGCCGCTGGCCCCCGCCATGTTCATCTCGTTAAGCGAGTTATGGTTGAAGACGCCCAGCGGACGGATGGGAATGCCGTCTTCCAGGTACTGGTAGACGGCATTCGTGCCGATGGGCTGGCGGATGCTCATGCTGTGCTGCTCGTTGCCCAGGTCATTCCAGTACACGCCGGCGATGCGGTTGAGGATATCGCCCATGGTCTTGGGCTTGTCGCGTTCCAGGGTTTTGGCATTGACGACGCCGATGGCCTGCGGCGTCTCGGATAACCACGATTGCGCGCGTGAGCCGGAAACGACGACGGTGTCGATGGCGTGATCAGTTTGGTCAAGTTGCTGCGCCTGCGCGCAAGGGTAAGCCAGGGTGATGGCGACGGCCAGCACCAATAATTTCTTGTTCATGTGATTCTCGTATAAGTGTGCGGATGCGGCACGTCACACCGCAAGGTGGACAGCGCCAACATTGAAAATGCAAAAACTTAGACGAGGGCGGGCGGCGCGCGCGATTGCGCGGTGGACCAGATGAACAGAGGTGACGGGGACTGGTAGTACAGGGCTGGAAAAATGGCCGTGCCGCTGGCGGCGGGCAGCGGCAGCACGGGGCTGGTCGGCGGCAAGCCGACGGAACCCGCATGCGTGGAACAGAAAGCGCAATGCTCCATCTGCATGGCCTTGCCGCCGGACTTGCCGTCGGCGGCGCCATCATCGACCTGGACGAAACGGATGCCGGCCACCGAGCAGATTTCCGCCCAGCCGGAGCCTGACTCCTGCTTGGCGTTGGCGACGGCCTGGGAAATCGAAGGCGCGAGCGCAGCCAACAGGATCGCAAAACAGGCGATCCAGGCGGCAAAGCGGCGCGTGAACAAGGTCATTCCCATGGCCGCATTTTACCAGCGGCCGCCGGGACTGGGTAGCGGAAAGCGGCTCAGGCGGCCGGGCAGGCGGCGTTGCCGTTGTCAAAAGAGCGCACCACGCTCGCCGCATCGGCGGCAATGCGGTTCACGGCGCGGCGATGACCGAGCACCAGTTCATCATAGCCCGCCCCCACTTTTTCATTGGCTATCGTGCGGCAAGTGACCACCTTGCTGCTGGCCAGCTGGCGCACGCTCCACACGGCATCGATCAGCGCATACTGGCCCATCACCGATTCAAAGCGCTGCACATTGGTGCTGATGCGGTACACGGGCAGGTTGTCCGGGTGCGGCGTGCGGAACACATCGATGGCGCCCAGGTCGTTCGTCACGGCCGTCGACAGGGCCTGTCCGATCTCGCCGGCCAGCGGCCCCGCCCAGCGCTGCTGCTCCAGCAATTCGATGCGGCCCGATGACGCCGTCACAACAAACTGGTTGCGGCTCACCTGCTGCGGCACGCTGACGGCCAGCACCTCGACATAGTATTTCACGGGTTTGGCCGGCTGCGCGTCGGCGCCCCCGCTGAGCGTATAAAAATGCTCGGGCTGGGGCGTGGAGCAGGCGCACAGCAGGCTGGCTGCCATCAGTAGCGCAAAAATTGGCTTCCTCATTTTTTTTCATCTCCTTTTTTACCGCGGATCAGGGACTCTGGGTGGCGTTCCAGGTAATCCGACAGCGCGTTCAGCGATTGTAGGGTTTGCGTCAGCTGCTGCAAGGCCTGGCGCACGTCCGACTGCAGCGGCGAATCCTTTTGCAACACCTGTTCGGCCGTGCCGAAGGTTTGTTTCGCCGCTGTCAGGGTATCGCGCATTTCCGGCACCACCTGGCCATCGAGCTGCTTGAACAGAGTATTGGCCTGCTTGATGGTGGCGTTCAGGTTGTTGCCGATCTCCGCATACGGCACCTGATCGAGCTTGCGGGCGATGCTGGCGATCTGCGTCTGCAATTCATCGAGGGTATTGGGCACGGTGGGCACTTCCAGCGGATACCTGTTCAAATCCAGCGCCACCTTCGGTGCTTTCGGGAAGAAGTCCAGCGCGATGTACAGCTGGCTGGTGAGCAGGTTGCCCGTGCGCAGCTGGGCGCGCAAACCGCGGCTGACCATGCGTTCGAGCACCTGGTGGCCGGCCGAGCCTTCCGCATCGTCGACGGCCGCCTTGAAGCGCATGCCCAGGCGGGCCGGGTACAGATTGACGGTGACGGGCATGCGGAAGTTCTTCTTCACGGGGTCGAATTCAATACCCACCGAGCGCACTTCGCCCAGCACGATGCCGCGGAAGTCCACCGTGGCGCCGGGCTGCAAGCCACGCAGGGACTGGTCGAAATAGAATACGGTGGTAATGGCTTCCCCATCGGGCTCGCGCATGGCGCTGGCCTCGTCGGCCGCCAGCCGGTAAGTGGTGCCAGCCGGCGCCGGGTCTTCCGGCTTGCGGCCATTTTCCGCCTCGAAGGCGATACCGCCCACCAGCATGGCGGCCAGCGACTGCGTGTTCAGTTTGAAGCCGTTGGAATCGAGGCGCACATCGACGCCGCTGGCATGCCACCAGCGCGCATTCTTGCCGACGAACTGGTCGTACGGCGCGTTCACGAAGACCGACATGGTGATGCCGTTGCCATCCTTGTCCAGCGCGAAGCTGACCACCTTGCCCACGCGCAGGCGGTGGAAGAACAGGGGCGAACCCACGTCGACGGAACCGAGGCTGTCCGCATGCAGGGTGTACAGCTTGCCCTTCTGGTCGCCGGCCACGGCGGGCGGATTCTCCATGCCGATGAAATTGTCCTTCTTGGCTTCCGACTTGCCCGTGTCGACGCCGATGTAGGCGCCCGACAGCAAGGTACCCAGCCCCGTCACGCCGCTGGCGCCGATCTGCGGGCGCACCACCCAGAAACGCGAATCGGCGGTGGCGAAGCGGCGCGCCTCCTTGCTCATGTCGATCGTCACCAGCACCTTGCTCAAATCGTCGCCCAGGGTGATGGCGCGCACTTGGCCGATATCGACATCCTTGTACTTGACCTTGGTCTTGCCCGGCTCCAGGCCTTCGGCGCTCTTGAAGCTGACCGTCACCGTGGGTCCCTGGTCGAGGATGGACTTGGCCGCCAGGCCGGCGCCGATCAGCGCAGCGAGCAGCGGAATGAGCCATACCAGCGACGGCAGCCAGCGGCTGCCCTGTTCCACATCGGGTTCCGGCAATGGACGATCACCCATTTCGGCAAGGCCGCCCGCTTCTTTGTCAGACATGCTGTTCTCCAATCACTGTATTGTTTCCGGTATTTGCCACCACCACGGGTTCTTCCTCGCCAGGCACTTGCCCATCGACGGGGTCCCAGATCAGGCGCGGGTCGAACTGCATCGCCGCCAGCATGGTCAGCACCACCACGGCGCCAAAGGCCAGCGCGCCGGGACCTGCAGTGATCACGGCCAGCGACTTGAAGCGCACCAGCGCCACCGTCAGGGTGACGACGAAGATGTCGAGCATGGACCAGCGGCCGATGAATTCGACCATGCGGTACAAGATGGTGCGCTGGCGCGGCCGCCAGCGCGAACGCCGCTGCGCGGTGAAGGCCAGCAGCGCCAGCACGCCCAGCTTGAGCATGGGCACGACCACGCTGGCGATGAAAATGATGATGGCCAGGCCCTTCGAGCCGCTGGTCCAGAACAGCACCACGCCGCTCATAATGGTGTCGTTTTGTGCGCCAAACAAGGAATACGTCACCATCACGGGCAGCAGGTTGGCGGGAATGTAGAGGATCATGGCGGCGATCAGCAAGGCCCAGGTGCGATTGATGCTGTCCGGTTTGCGCACGTGCAGAGCCGTGCCGCAGCGCACGCAAGCCACGTGCCTGCCCTTGCCCAAGGGTGGCGCCACCAGGCCGCAGGCATGGCAGGGCAACACCTTCTCGCCCGGCGCGAAGGCCTTGTAGCGGATGCCGGGCAGCGCTTGCCGCGTCAGGTCGTCACCCAGCTTCCACAGGGCCTTGGGATCGAACGAAACGACGATGGCCAGCATCAGGGTCAGCGCGCCAAACGCGAACAGCCCCGGTTGCGGCAACACCGTGGCCAGGCTGGTCATCTTGACGACGGTGATCAGGATGCCGATCATCAGCACCTCCGTCATGCCCCATTCGCGCGCCGTCTGCACGGCGCGCAGCACGCGGTTGAAGCCCGGCACCTTGACGCCGCCGCGCAAACCCAATGCCACATACAGCAGCGAACCGAGTTCGATGGCGGGAAAGAGAATGGTAAACAGGAAGACCATCGTCGCCACGATGTGCATCTGCTCGGACCACAGCACGCGGATGGAACCGAGCAAGGTGGCGCTGGAAGTGAGGCCATTGACGTCGAGTTCGACGATGGGGAAAAACTGGGCGATCAAAAGACAAAGGCGGCGCCCAGGGTCAGCGCCACCACCTTGGTCAATTCGGCCGATGCGCCCCGCGCGTGGGCGCCCCGGTACAGCACCGAGCGGCAACGGATGCAGCGCGCCTTTTCGCGGGGACGCAGCGGACGTTTGCGGTACAGCACGCCGCAGTCATGACAGCTAATCAGGTCGTATCGGTGCACAGTGTGAAGTTTGCCAGCGCCCGAAGCGCGACTATCCCATGTCAATGCCAGCCATCATATTACAGAGTTGGCATTTTCCTGCACCTCAGCACTATTTATTGTTCTGCGCCTAACAATGTCTCGACCGCACGGCCAATTTGCAGCACTCTTTCATCCGTGCCGGCCAGACCGCAAATGCCCAGCCCCACGGGCAGTTCGCCGTCGGCATGGCAAGGCAGCGACAGCGCGCAGCCGTCGAGGAAGTTGATCACGCTGGCGTTGCGCAACACGAGGCCATTCGTGGCAAAAAAAGTGGCGTCATCCGCTTCCAGGGGTGCGACTTCCGGCGCTAGAATAGCCACGCTGGGCATCAGCCAGGCATCGAATGGCGCCAGACGCCGCCGGGCGATGGCGATCAGGCGCGCACGCGCATCGAGCAAGTCGATGTAGTCGGCCGCGCCTTGCTGCTGGCCGCGGCGGATGCGCGCCGCCACGCGCTGGTCGTACTGCGCGCCCTTCTCTTCAAGCAACACCCTGTGCCAGTGCCAGGCTTCCGCCGCCACCAGGCCGCCGCCGCCATTCAACGTCGGCAGTTCCAGCAATTCGGGGAAATCGAACTGTTCCACCTGCGCGCCGGCTTGCCGCAGCTTGTCCAGTGCGGCGTCAAAAGCCTGCTGCACCTGCGGCGCCACGTGCGTACCGACGTAGTCAAGGGTAAAGCCGAAGCGCAAGCCTTTCAGTGCTGGCGCCTGCGCGCCGATGTCATGGCCCGACAGCGCTGCGTACAAAATGGCGCAGCAATCGACGCTGTGCGCGATGGGCCCGGCCGAGTCGAGGGAGCGCGACAGGGGCACCGTGCCGGCCAGCGACACGGAAGCCGCCGTCGGCTTGAAGCCCGTCAGGCCGCAAAAAGCGGACGGGATGCGGATCGAGCCGCCCGTGTCCGTGCCCAGCGCGCCGGCCGCCATCGTCAACGCCACCGTCACGGCGCCGCCAGAAGTGGAACCTCCCGCCACGCGTGCGCGGTCGTGCGGGTTGCGCGGCGTACCGTAATGGGGATTCAAGCCCAGGCCGGAAAACGCGAATTCGCTCATGTTGGTGCGTCCCAGCAGGATGGCGCCGGCCGCGCGCAGGCGCGCCACGGCGCCCGCATCGGCCACGGCGGGCGGCGCGTCGGCCAGCGCCAGCGAGGCGGCGCTGCTGACCTGCCCCCTGACGTCGAACAGGTCCTTGATCGAGATGGGCACGCCGGCCAGGGGCGAGGCAACGATACCGGCCGCGCGCGCCGCATCGCTGGCGCGTGCCTCGGCCAGCGCCTGTTCACCGTCGAGGCTGACATAAGCATGGCCGCCCTGCGCCCGGTGCGCCTCGGCGCGCGCCAGCATCTGCTCTGTCAGCTGCACGCTGGTGATGCGGCCAGCAGCCAGG
It encodes the following:
- a CDS encoding sodium:solute symporter family protein, yielding MIIIAAVTVGYFALMSYITYSVRKHANSAEGMTAGGRNYPAYLIGALLLSEFIGSSVSIGTAQKGYELGISAAWNLVALSLGFLLLAIVLVKKYKESGQSTISGILAQTYGEPVRYAASILTIVALSIVAVALYASGGAVLAAVLHINKTVAILLVGAITVIYVSLGGMRSVVYTNFAHSIVKYLGVILALAYALEATGGIGALQAQLPAKMFNWVEIGWGQIIAWMIGGIGSIFATQYVIQALVSTDNPAVAKRACYYVSSLMIPFGLMAALIGMCSAVLYPGMKSIDAFPTLIAHMPAFSASIMIVGLAGALFGGISATTLASATLAMKDFYDPWYNKAKNDAKSLMFLRIAIVVAGLLPLVLALYAEKLLMIAFLGKALRATLAVLVLMAFYAPKFGTPRGAFVGVIVSVIATIGWFLAGNPYGVDSSYLALAGPLLTMGISHLFKPAQALAKPASSSQL
- the pcaD gene encoding 3-oxoadipate enol-lactonase is translated as MTHTGNDTAGKMCEVDGIGLHYRTDGERSKPCLVLSNSLGTDLSMWDAQAAALAGDFFVVRYDTRGHGQSASGSAPFGIERLGLDVVALLDHLDIARAAFCGISMGGLTGQWLGIHQPQRLTKLVLANTAARIGGAAPWQLRAEQVRRDGMAAVAESAAVRWFTPQFIAREADTVARLTSTLRGQDAGGYAACCDVLAEADLHACVGTIAVPTLIIVGEHDPVTTIDDGRWLQQQIAGARLASLPASHISNIEAADLFTVQLRTFLL
- the catC gene encoding muconolactone Delta-isomerase, which codes for MLFHVRMNVNLPLSMPAEQAAQLKQTEKELAQRLQHEGKWRHLWRIAGQYANISVFDVDSVDELHNLLTSLPLFPYMQIDVMPLCRHPSSVRDDDS
- a CDS encoding muconate/chloromuconate family cycloisomerase translates to MIQNIETYLVDVPTIRPHRLSVATMNTQTLVLVRLRCADGITGWGEATTIGGLSYGGESPESIKTNIDTYIAPLLVGMEASEVAKAMAKVRKVIQGNRFAKCAIETALLDAQARRLNVPLSELLGGRVRDALPVAWVLASGDTARDIAEGEKMLDLRRHRIFKLKIGLRDVMDDVAHVLEIKRALGERASVRVDVNQAWSETDAVRGIAALEAGGIDLIEQPVKAGNRAALARLKQRFDVAIMADEALHGPADALALAQADAADVYAVKITQSGGLLPALEVATVARLAGVGLYGGTMLEGGVGTAATAHVCSTFAELAWGTELFGPLLLTQEVLREPLVYRDFMLQVPTGPGLGVEIDMDKLHAMQRQ
- a CDS encoding LysR family transcriptional regulator translates to MELRHLRYFIAVAEERNFTRAAARLHIAQPPLSRQMQQLEETLGVALIEKGSRPLRLTEAGEFFLAHARPLLDQVRDLQAMTQRVGKLERTLSIGFVASTLYGELPDIVHRYCERHPEVDVSLHEMTTVQQLKALKEGRIDVGFGRLKSEDPSIRRILLREERLVVALPPGHRLAKGEGGLRLTDLVHETLLVYPKAPRPSFADQVLSMFSEGNVTPGPVTEVRELQISMGLVAAGQGISIVPESVQAMHHRNVVYRKLDDKHAFSPILFSMRHMDRSPELDNLLAAVYSIYDEHGIAHVKESL
- a CDS encoding PepSY-associated TM helix domain-containing protein, which produces MDDFTFLIARRKSLYWRIHFWAALIASPFALVATLTGILYVFTPQIEARLYQHLDHVAPQASMLPLDAAVAAAERAAPRGWAVQHVVPPFQQDDAVQVAFAPPGGAQDEHAGHGGHAAPVTPARPKFGLPAQAIIVYVNPYDARVLGSLASSERFGNWAKKLHSRLLQNDGWRWMIELAASWLMVMLVTGVILWWPRGAQSGLPKRGARGRNGWRQWHAFLGVALGIVSIVILTTGLTWSQQAGGRIRTLRDVSGQAPPPVPRGLHSSEEGAPLDWQDAWRVARSHAPAIALQLTAPASQDDVWRATMADRSQPTLRFDLQFDAYSGKPLYYAGWEAQTAFGKATAIGIPFHRGEFGWWNQALLLLFGASVLFSLVSGWVMFFKRRLPGSLGLPKLLPGAWTSPSALAWLVAAGMCALMPLLLISGCMLMLLELLLARYGRQRRVAR